The following are from one region of the Salvia splendens isolate huo1 chromosome 2, SspV2, whole genome shotgun sequence genome:
- the LOC121792778 gene encoding pentatricopeptide repeat-containing protein At4g21065-like isoform X1 — protein MASLPPVVVANTLKLDSEFRKLSAPPLPLEKRSYTPKEPNSMSSDLKESVSSVGEGNRKLESSHYFPILQECMLQNSVSGVESVHCQIIKSGFGEELFLMTFLVNVYAKCWEMGSARKVFDNLPKRNAVAWTSLISGYIYNSRPELAVGIFNEMLEAGVCPTNYTLGVVLNACTSLCDFNLAKQIHGYIVKHDLACDSSIGNALCSLYSRCRNLALAISVFENIEEKDVISWTAVVSACGDNGNSAKGLAMFVKMLVGGVEPNEITLTSVLSLCCTMQALDAGSQVHSLIIKLGYGSDLRLTNSIMYLYLKSGCISEAKKLFFGMSSISLVTWNAMIAGYAEMISLAEDALSAYLCGIEALQIFQQMNRLGLRPDLYTFSSLFSVCSSLVALEQGEQFHAPTIKTGFLSDVIVATALVNMYNKCGSINQASKAFLEMSTRTLISWTSMITAFAQHGLSEQALHVFEDMRRVGVRPNKITFVGVLSACSQAGMVDQAFAYYEMMKNEYRINPVMDHYACLIDMFVRLDRIDEAFDFIKKENLIPNEFIWSILIAGCRSKGKLELAFHAAEQLLELEPKDSETYLLLLNMYVSAGRWKDVSRVRKMMRDAKVDKIVDWSWISIQNKVHSFKFSSKKHHQDELTELLDDLIERAKPLGYKAETALEIDGEEKEEATTTSATAHHSEKMAVAFGLINTSGKVEIRVTKSTGMCRDCHSFIKIVSLLTSRTVIIRDSKRLHKFHKGECSCKDFGGLV, from the exons ATGGCCTCTCTCCCTCCCGTTGTCGTCGCCAACACTCTCAAGCTCGACTCCGAATTCAGGAAACTCTCcgctcctcctcttcctctcgaAAAG AGAAGTTACACCCCCAAAGAGCCCAACTCGATGAGTTCGGATTTGAAAGAATCAGTTTCGTCGGTGGGTGAAGGTAACAGAAAACTCGAATCGTCTCATTACTTTCCGATTTTGCAGGAATGTATGCTGCAGAATTCAGTTTCAGGAGTTGAATCGGTTCATTGCCAAATCATCAAAAGTGGATTTGGTGAGGAGCTCTTCCTTATGACGTTTCTGGTCAATGTTTATGCGAAATGTTGGGAAATGGGGAGTGCGCGGAAGGTGTTTGATAATTTGCCGAAGAGAAATGCGGTGGCGTGGACTTCGTTGATATCCGGTTACATTTACAATTCACGGCCTGAATTAGCTGTCGGTATTTTCAACGAGATGTTGGAAGCAGGGGTTTGTCCCACGAATTACACGTTGGGAGTTGTCTTGAATGCTTGCACATCGTTGTGCGATTTCAATCTTGCAAAACAGATTCATGGATACATTGTGAAGCATGATCTTGCGTGTGATTCGAGCATTGGGAATGCGCTGTGTAGCTTGTATTCCAGATGTCGTAATTTGGCTCTGGCGATCAGTGTATTTGAGAACATTGAGGAGAAGGATGTGATATCATGGACTGCTGTGGTATCTGCCTGTGGGGATAATGGGAATTCTGCGAAGGGATTGGCTATGTTTGTGAAGATGCTCGTTGGGGGTGTTGAGCCGAATGAGATCACTCTGACTAGTGTACTGAGCTTGTGCTGCACAATGCAAGCTCTGGATGCAGGATCTCAGGTGCACTCGTTGATTATAAAACTCGGATATGGCTCAGATTTGCGCTTGACGAATTCAATCATGTATTTGTATTTGAAAAGCGGGTGCATCAGTGAGGCGAAGAAGTTGTTTTTTGGCATGAGCTCTATCAGCTTAGTTACATGGAATGCTATGATTGCAGGCTATGCAGAGATGATAAGTCTTGCAGAGGATGCCCTCTCGGCTTACTTATGTGGAATCGAGGCGCTTCAAATATTCCAGCAAATGAACAGATTGGGGCTGAGACCCGATTTGTATACCTTCTCGAGTTTATTCAGTGTGTGCAGTAGTTTAGTGGCTTTGGAGCAGGGGGAACAATTTCATGCTCCGACGATAAAAACTGGGTTTTTGTCCGATGTGATTGTGGCAACTGCCCTCGTGAACATGTACAACAAATGTGGAAGCATCAATCAAGCCAGCAAAGCTTTTCTTGAAATGTCTACGAGAACCCTAATTTCGTGGACTTCCATGATCACTGCGTTTGCACAGCATGGGCTTTCAGAGCAGGCTTTACATGTGTTCGAGGATATGAGACGTGTAGGGGTTAGACCAAACAAGATAACCTTTGTTGGCGTGCTATCAGCCTGTAGTCAAGCAGGAATGGTCGACCAAGCATTTGCATACTACGAAATGATGAAAAATGAGTACAGAATCAACCCTGTGATGGACCACTACGCGTGCTTAATAGATATGTTTGTCAGATTAGATAGGATAGATGAGGCTTTCGACTTCATCAAGAAGGAGAATCTGATTCCAAATGAATTCATATGGTCGATTCTGATTGCTGGCTGTAGAAGTAAAGGGAAACTAGAGCTAGCCTTTCATGCTGCAGAACAACTGCTTGAACTCGAGCCCAAAGACTCCGAGACCTATCTCTTACTGCTGAATATGTATGTGTCTGCAGGGAGATGGAAGGATGTGTCGAGGGTTAGAAAGATGATGAGAGATGCAAAGGTCGATAAAATAGTGGACTGGAGTTGGATTAGCATCCAAAACAAGGTCCATTCGTTCAAGTTCAGCAGCAAGAAACACCATCAAGACGagcttactgaactcttggatgaCTTGATTGAGAGAGCGAAGCCTCTCGGATATAAGGCTGAGACGGCTTTGGAGATAGACGGTGAGGAAAAGGAGGAAGCAACTACTACCTCAGCTACTGCTCATCACAGTGAAAAGATGGCAGTTGCCTTTGGATTGATCAACACATCTGGTAAGGTAGAGATCAGAGTCACCAAGAGCACTGGTATGTGTAGGGACTGCCATAGTTTCATTAAAATCGTGTCGTTATTGACTTCGAGAACTGTAATTATTCGAGATAGTAAGAGGCTGCACAAATTTCACAAGGGGGAGTGTTCTTGTAAAGATTTTGGGGGTCTTGTTTGA
- the LOC121792778 gene encoding pentatricopeptide repeat-containing protein At4g21065-like isoform X2 yields the protein MASLPPVVVANTLKLDSEFRKLSAPPLPLEKECMLQNSVSGVESVHCQIIKSGFGEELFLMTFLVNVYAKCWEMGSARKVFDNLPKRNAVAWTSLISGYIYNSRPELAVGIFNEMLEAGVCPTNYTLGVVLNACTSLCDFNLAKQIHGYIVKHDLACDSSIGNALCSLYSRCRNLALAISVFENIEEKDVISWTAVVSACGDNGNSAKGLAMFVKMLVGGVEPNEITLTSVLSLCCTMQALDAGSQVHSLIIKLGYGSDLRLTNSIMYLYLKSGCISEAKKLFFGMSSISLVTWNAMIAGYAEMISLAEDALSAYLCGIEALQIFQQMNRLGLRPDLYTFSSLFSVCSSLVALEQGEQFHAPTIKTGFLSDVIVATALVNMYNKCGSINQASKAFLEMSTRTLISWTSMITAFAQHGLSEQALHVFEDMRRVGVRPNKITFVGVLSACSQAGMVDQAFAYYEMMKNEYRINPVMDHYACLIDMFVRLDRIDEAFDFIKKENLIPNEFIWSILIAGCRSKGKLELAFHAAEQLLELEPKDSETYLLLLNMYVSAGRWKDVSRVRKMMRDAKVDKIVDWSWISIQNKVHSFKFSSKKHHQDELTELLDDLIERAKPLGYKAETALEIDGEEKEEATTTSATAHHSEKMAVAFGLINTSGKVEIRVTKSTGMCRDCHSFIKIVSLLTSRTVIIRDSKRLHKFHKGECSCKDFGGLV from the exons ATGGCCTCTCTCCCTCCCGTTGTCGTCGCCAACACTCTCAAGCTCGACTCCGAATTCAGGAAACTCTCcgctcctcctcttcctctcgaAAAG GAATGTATGCTGCAGAATTCAGTTTCAGGAGTTGAATCGGTTCATTGCCAAATCATCAAAAGTGGATTTGGTGAGGAGCTCTTCCTTATGACGTTTCTGGTCAATGTTTATGCGAAATGTTGGGAAATGGGGAGTGCGCGGAAGGTGTTTGATAATTTGCCGAAGAGAAATGCGGTGGCGTGGACTTCGTTGATATCCGGTTACATTTACAATTCACGGCCTGAATTAGCTGTCGGTATTTTCAACGAGATGTTGGAAGCAGGGGTTTGTCCCACGAATTACACGTTGGGAGTTGTCTTGAATGCTTGCACATCGTTGTGCGATTTCAATCTTGCAAAACAGATTCATGGATACATTGTGAAGCATGATCTTGCGTGTGATTCGAGCATTGGGAATGCGCTGTGTAGCTTGTATTCCAGATGTCGTAATTTGGCTCTGGCGATCAGTGTATTTGAGAACATTGAGGAGAAGGATGTGATATCATGGACTGCTGTGGTATCTGCCTGTGGGGATAATGGGAATTCTGCGAAGGGATTGGCTATGTTTGTGAAGATGCTCGTTGGGGGTGTTGAGCCGAATGAGATCACTCTGACTAGTGTACTGAGCTTGTGCTGCACAATGCAAGCTCTGGATGCAGGATCTCAGGTGCACTCGTTGATTATAAAACTCGGATATGGCTCAGATTTGCGCTTGACGAATTCAATCATGTATTTGTATTTGAAAAGCGGGTGCATCAGTGAGGCGAAGAAGTTGTTTTTTGGCATGAGCTCTATCAGCTTAGTTACATGGAATGCTATGATTGCAGGCTATGCAGAGATGATAAGTCTTGCAGAGGATGCCCTCTCGGCTTACTTATGTGGAATCGAGGCGCTTCAAATATTCCAGCAAATGAACAGATTGGGGCTGAGACCCGATTTGTATACCTTCTCGAGTTTATTCAGTGTGTGCAGTAGTTTAGTGGCTTTGGAGCAGGGGGAACAATTTCATGCTCCGACGATAAAAACTGGGTTTTTGTCCGATGTGATTGTGGCAACTGCCCTCGTGAACATGTACAACAAATGTGGAAGCATCAATCAAGCCAGCAAAGCTTTTCTTGAAATGTCTACGAGAACCCTAATTTCGTGGACTTCCATGATCACTGCGTTTGCACAGCATGGGCTTTCAGAGCAGGCTTTACATGTGTTCGAGGATATGAGACGTGTAGGGGTTAGACCAAACAAGATAACCTTTGTTGGCGTGCTATCAGCCTGTAGTCAAGCAGGAATGGTCGACCAAGCATTTGCATACTACGAAATGATGAAAAATGAGTACAGAATCAACCCTGTGATGGACCACTACGCGTGCTTAATAGATATGTTTGTCAGATTAGATAGGATAGATGAGGCTTTCGACTTCATCAAGAAGGAGAATCTGATTCCAAATGAATTCATATGGTCGATTCTGATTGCTGGCTGTAGAAGTAAAGGGAAACTAGAGCTAGCCTTTCATGCTGCAGAACAACTGCTTGAACTCGAGCCCAAAGACTCCGAGACCTATCTCTTACTGCTGAATATGTATGTGTCTGCAGGGAGATGGAAGGATGTGTCGAGGGTTAGAAAGATGATGAGAGATGCAAAGGTCGATAAAATAGTGGACTGGAGTTGGATTAGCATCCAAAACAAGGTCCATTCGTTCAAGTTCAGCAGCAAGAAACACCATCAAGACGagcttactgaactcttggatgaCTTGATTGAGAGAGCGAAGCCTCTCGGATATAAGGCTGAGACGGCTTTGGAGATAGACGGTGAGGAAAAGGAGGAAGCAACTACTACCTCAGCTACTGCTCATCACAGTGAAAAGATGGCAGTTGCCTTTGGATTGATCAACACATCTGGTAAGGTAGAGATCAGAGTCACCAAGAGCACTGGTATGTGTAGGGACTGCCATAGTTTCATTAAAATCGTGTCGTTATTGACTTCGAGAACTGTAATTATTCGAGATAGTAAGAGGCTGCACAAATTTCACAAGGGGGAGTGTTCTTGTAAAGATTTTGGGGGTCTTGTTTGA
- the LOC121792781 gene encoding protein odr-4 homolog — MVKSVIGDENQLKLVEDRLARSAVPSQIGLVIGKLNSKLDRGFVYDLVPTPPNDAGEQPCSVIDGAGDGSKTKKKGSSKAKPQSDSSSLFIDHDWVFEHARQVSRMLLGGMKVVGIYILVSESLFRNSTTTLCQTVVGVAQGASAMMDDSNERLLLHISYSPLRWTCRNCSLAANITSSSLWPCDFKSGKILGSLQTFRCVYNFDLRLPIPCDDGSDIKIFSDALRNEIMVCAKELKGAKALIDGKLVAGDDLSLTDDLHEVEFLLPFMQDKYLEACSQKEVLGVLLLRGSVCSLSYLNSKEPVSQALVDIKEDIIRSLQSRLDIMCDEAEREIESVNGGDQGTNSLSSKEPIANLDLQAQRKQCNLSFPRRVFVPWLEGAYICDYIQSKETLEVLKDHCTELMSLEFPTDSSEILEPESEAPALIASTAKTFWNIATDHTSIANPDSSASKMRKTGNGRPAKTADFIVLFAIFFMIIAVIVFNFMGKM; from the exons ATGGTGAAATCCGTTATCGGAGATGAAAATCAACTCAAATTGGTCGAAGATCGCCTCGCTCGCTCCGCCGTCCCATCCCAG ATTGGGCTTGTGATTGGGAAACTAAATTCGAAGCTGGACAGAGGATTCGTGTACGATTTGGTTCCCACGCCGCCTAATGATGCTGGAGAGCAGCCGTGTTCGGTTATTGACGGCGCTGGAGATGGTAGCAAAACTAAGAAGAAGGGTTCTTCCAAAGCCAAGCCTCAGTCTGATTCATCATCGCTCTTTATTGATCACGACTGGGTTTTTGAGCACGCGCGCCAG gtcTCAAGAATGCTGTTGGGTGGCATGAAGGTGGTAGGCATATACATATTGGTCAGTGAAAGCCTGTTCAGGAACTCAACAACCACACTATGCCAG ACTGTAGTAGGAGTTGCACAAGGAGCCTCTGCAATGATGGATGATTCAAATGAAAGACTGCTACTTCATATTAGTTACAGCCCTCTGAG GTGGACATGCCGAAATTGCTCACTGGCAGCAAATATTACCTCTAGCAGTCTTTGGCCTTGTGATTTCAAATCAGGAAAAATATTAGGTTCCCTCCAAACATTCAGATGTGTGTACAATTTTGATTTAAG GTTGCCAATTCCTTGTGATGATGGATCagatattaaaatattttccgATGCACTTCGTAATGAAATAATGGTCTGCGCTAAGGAACTTAAAGGTGCGAAGGCTTTGATTGATGGAAAATTG GTGGCCGGTGATGATCTAAGTTTAACAGATGATTTACATGAAGTTGAATTTCTTCTCCCTTTCATGCAAGATAAATACTTAGAAG CTTGTAGCCAAAAAGAGGTTCTCGGTGTTCTTCTACTTAGAGGCTCTGTGTGTTCTCTATCATACTTGAATTCGAAGGAGCCTGTTTCACAAGCTTTGGTTGATATAAAG GAAGACATCATAAGGAGCTTGCAAAGTAGACTTGATATAATGTGTGATGAGGCTGAAAGAGAAATTGAATCAGTGAATGGTGGTGATCAAGGAACAAACAGCCTGTCATCTAAGGAACCCATCGCAAACCTTGACCTTCAAGCTCAAAG AAAACAATGCAACTTATCGTTTCCTCGGAGAGTATTTGTTCCATGGCTGGAGGGCGCATACATATGTGATTATATTCAGTCAAAGGAGACATTGGAG GTTCTCAAAGACCATTGTACCGAGTTGATGTCGTTAGAGTTTCCAACAGACTCGTCTGAAATTCTGGAGCCTGAATCGGAAGCCCCCGCTCTAATAGCTTCAACTGCCAAAACCTTTTGGAACATTGCAACTGACCATACGTCAATAGCCAACCCGGATTCTTCAGCCTCAAAGATGAGGAAAACGGGGAATGGGAGACCTGCCAAGACAGCTGACTTCATTGTATTGTTTGCTATCTTTTTTATGATAATCGCTGTAATAGTTTTTAATTTCATGGGGAAGATGTAG
- the LOC121792782 gene encoding phosphoglycerate mutase-like protein 1 isoform X2 produces MDAVRGQGMYPLHRCKTIHLVRHAQGFHNVAGEKDHSAYMSPELFDAALTPLGWQQVDNLRKHVHSTGLSKKIELVVVSPLLRTMQTAVGVFGGAGFDDGINAAPLMTENTGKSNRPAISTLNAPPFVAMELCREHLGVHWCDKRRSITEYKPLFPAIDFSLIETDEDTLWTLDVREADEDLAERGQKFLNWLWTREESEIAVVTHSGFLIHTLSAFGYDCQPPVKEEICKPFNNCELRSMVFVDRSMAATGSSKTNFPGKIPDGMDAPSEEAVEKN; encoded by the exons ATGGATGCTGTAAGAGGCCAAGGCATGTATCCTTTGCACCGTTGCAAGACTATCCACTTG GTGAGACATGCCCAAGGTTTCCATAATGTGGCTGGAGAAAAGGACCACAGTGCATACATGTCCCCAGAGCTTTTTGATGCAGCACTAACCCCACTTGGCTGGCAACAG GTAGACAATCTGCGGAAGCATGTTCATTCCACAGGTCTTTCAAAGAAGATTGAATTAGTAGTTGTTTCCCCTTTATTAAG GACTATGCAAACAGCTGTTGGGGTTTTTGGTGGAGCCGGCTTTGATGATGGCATCAATGCAGCTCCTCTAATGACAGAAAATACTGGGAAGAGTAATCGTCCAGCAATTTCAACTCTAAATGCCCCGCCATTTGTGGCAATGGAACTTTGTCGAGAGCATTTG GGAGTTCACTGGTGTGATAAGAGAAGGAGCATAACTGAGTACAAGCCTCTTTTTCCTGCTATTGATTTTTCATTG ATAGAAACTGATGAAGACACTCTCTGGACTCTGGATGTTAGAGAAGCTGATGAAGACCTAGCTGAGAGGGGCCAAAAGTTCTTGAACTG GTTGTGGACGCGAGAGGAGTCTGAGATAGCCGTTGTAACTCACAGTGGATTCTTGATTCATACCCTTTCTGCATTTGGATATGACTGCCAGCCTCCTGTGAAGGAAGAGATCTGCAAACC ATTCAACAATTGTGAACTTCGATCGATGGTGTTTGTGGATAGAAG CATGGCCGCTACAGGTTCCTCAAAAACTAATTTCCCAGGCAAAATTCCAGACGGAATGGACGCTCCTAGCGAAGAGGCTGTCGAGAAAAACTGA
- the LOC121792782 gene encoding phosphoglycerate mutase-like protein 1 isoform X1, with product MTTTLALIDTIRIRYIPPSSPTHIHHTFSHSFFSIPLFPSHFPITIPPNKHRRCSVSVPPILASSSLSDMDAVRGQGMYPLHRCKTIHLVRHAQGFHNVAGEKDHSAYMSPELFDAALTPLGWQQVDNLRKHVHSTGLSKKIELVVVSPLLRTMQTAVGVFGGAGFDDGINAAPLMTENTGKSNRPAISTLNAPPFVAMELCREHLGVHWCDKRRSITEYKPLFPAIDFSLIETDEDTLWTLDVREADEDLAERGQKFLNWLWTREESEIAVVTHSGFLIHTLSAFGYDCQPPVKEEICKPFNNCELRSMVFVDRSMAATGSSKTNFPGKIPDGMDAPSEEAVEKN from the exons ATGACTACCACCTTGGCATTAATAGATACAATCAGAATTAGATACATCCCCCCTTCTTCTCCCACACATATACATCATACATTTTCCCACTCTTTTTTCTCCATTCCTCTTTTCCCTTCTCACTTCCCAATCACCATTCCACCAAACAAACACCGCCGTTGCTCCGTGTCCGTACCTCCAATTCTCGCTTCATCCTCTCTCTCCG ATATGGATGCTGTAAGAGGCCAAGGCATGTATCCTTTGCACCGTTGCAAGACTATCCACTTG GTGAGACATGCCCAAGGTTTCCATAATGTGGCTGGAGAAAAGGACCACAGTGCATACATGTCCCCAGAGCTTTTTGATGCAGCACTAACCCCACTTGGCTGGCAACAG GTAGACAATCTGCGGAAGCATGTTCATTCCACAGGTCTTTCAAAGAAGATTGAATTAGTAGTTGTTTCCCCTTTATTAAG GACTATGCAAACAGCTGTTGGGGTTTTTGGTGGAGCCGGCTTTGATGATGGCATCAATGCAGCTCCTCTAATGACAGAAAATACTGGGAAGAGTAATCGTCCAGCAATTTCAACTCTAAATGCCCCGCCATTTGTGGCAATGGAACTTTGTCGAGAGCATTTG GGAGTTCACTGGTGTGATAAGAGAAGGAGCATAACTGAGTACAAGCCTCTTTTTCCTGCTATTGATTTTTCATTG ATAGAAACTGATGAAGACACTCTCTGGACTCTGGATGTTAGAGAAGCTGATGAAGACCTAGCTGAGAGGGGCCAAAAGTTCTTGAACTG GTTGTGGACGCGAGAGGAGTCTGAGATAGCCGTTGTAACTCACAGTGGATTCTTGATTCATACCCTTTCTGCATTTGGATATGACTGCCAGCCTCCTGTGAAGGAAGAGATCTGCAAACC ATTCAACAATTGTGAACTTCGATCGATGGTGTTTGTGGATAGAAG CATGGCCGCTACAGGTTCCTCAAAAACTAATTTCCCAGGCAAAATTCCAGACGGAATGGACGCTCCTAGCGAAGAGGCTGTCGAGAAAAACTGA